The following coding sequences are from one Marinifilum sp. JC120 window:
- a CDS encoding Nif3-like dinuclear metal center hexameric protein gives MKTAEVISRIESLVPSGFAAPWDNCGVQIAGPERDVAKIAVALDPLPQVVSSALEWGAQFILTHHPLAIEAKLPAKLDWFHDVMKQVFCAEATLFASHTSLDVQFKGAVSWLGRELELENLRVLDQVAENEAGDILGYGCIGEYSSPVVFADFVERVSQLAGCGVVALCGPEPEKVGCVAMCPGSGSSFMDKAFGLGADVFITGDVKYHPAQESVGAVLDVGHFSLEEEMMRRFSVLLGEDIGKEVEVKFFGGRNPFAYHVQGEGVRRP, from the coding sequence ATGAAGACAGCAGAAGTTATCAGCAGGATCGAGTCACTTGTTCCTTCGGGGTTTGCTGCCCCTTGGGATAATTGCGGTGTTCAGATAGCGGGACCGGAAAGAGATGTGGCAAAGATTGCCGTGGCCCTTGATCCGTTGCCGCAGGTTGTTTCCTCAGCCCTTGAATGGGGGGCGCAGTTTATTCTGACCCATCATCCGTTGGCTATTGAAGCAAAGCTGCCTGCAAAGCTGGACTGGTTTCATGATGTAATGAAGCAGGTCTTTTGCGCAGAGGCGACTCTTTTTGCTTCGCACACCTCGTTGGATGTGCAATTCAAGGGAGCTGTCTCGTGGCTTGGGCGTGAGCTTGAGCTTGAGAATCTGCGGGTGCTTGATCAGGTTGCGGAAAACGAGGCCGGTGATATACTTGGATACGGATGTATCGGCGAGTATTCCTCTCCGGTTGTTTTCGCGGATTTTGTTGAGCGTGTTTCGCAGCTTGCCGGGTGCGGGGTAGTGGCCCTGTGCGGTCCGGAACCTGAAAAGGTGGGTTGTGTAGCCATGTGTCCCGGCTCAGGGTCTTCGTTCATGGATAAGGCTTTTGGTCTTGGAGCGGATGTATTCATTACCGGGGATGTTAAGTACCATCCTGCGCAGGAAAGTGTGGGCGCGGTACTTGATGTGGGGCATTTTTCTCTGGAAGAAGAAATGATGCGCCGTTTTTCCGTTCTTCTCGGAGAAGATATCGGAAAAGAAGTGGAAGTTAAATTTTTCGGCGGACGCAATCCTTTTGCCTACCATGTGCAAGGGGAAGGCGTCCGCAGGCCCTGA
- the rfaE2 gene encoding D-glycero-beta-D-manno-heptose 1-phosphate adenylyltransferase, with protein MSEQLNIELNSPKILSADEFAKIRADFSADRKIVFTNGCFDILHAGHVDLLSRAREQGDLLILGLNSDKSVRSIKGEKRPVTGQQQRAFVLAGLACIDYVIFFDEDTPYNLINKVQPDVLIKGGDWSVDNIVGRDIVEGSGGKVLSLPLLPGYSTTSVIRYIRENEIE; from the coding sequence TTGTCCGAACAATTAAATATAGAACTGAACAGCCCCAAGATACTCTCTGCTGATGAATTTGCAAAGATCAGGGCTGATTTTTCTGCTGACCGTAAAATTGTTTTCACCAACGGTTGCTTTGATATTCTGCATGCCGGACATGTGGATCTGCTCTCCCGTGCCCGTGAGCAGGGAGATCTGCTTATTCTCGGCCTGAACAGCGATAAATCCGTGCGCTCCATTAAAGGCGAAAAAAGACCTGTGACCGGACAGCAGCAGCGTGCTTTTGTCCTCGCCGGGCTGGCCTGCATTGATTATGTGATCTTTTTTGACGAGGACACACCATACAATCTGATCAACAAAGTGCAGCCCGATGTGCTGATCAAGGGTGGGGACTGGTCCGTGGATAATATTGTGGGACGTGATATTGTTGAGGGAAGTGGCGGAAAGGTGCTTTCTTTGCCGCTGTTACCGGGGTATTCAACAACTTCAGTTATACGCTATATTCGTGAGAATGAGATAGAATAA
- a CDS encoding CPBP family intramembrane metalloprotease gives MINNKITILILAALPFYLNDFNNIFIKHELLWLAIDYGAKIIPLGFLFCLLKKETLSRADLGLVPLPFRQLIFWTMGITILGLCLDEPGFALWSKLLPPLRLGSIPISPESPLYTLDMTLGLALVAISEEVLFRGFAFSALKERNYSIHKIFLISALIFGLIHWSQGPVAIIATAITGSGLMICMYCTGSIYPTIIAHYVINYLSFSGKAVEFWGL, from the coding sequence TTGATCAACAACAAAATTACAATCCTGATCCTTGCCGCCCTGCCGTTCTATCTAAACGACTTCAACAATATTTTCATTAAACATGAACTGCTCTGGCTGGCAATTGACTATGGGGCGAAAATTATCCCACTGGGATTCCTGTTCTGTCTGCTGAAAAAAGAAACACTGAGCCGTGCGGACCTCGGCCTTGTGCCTTTACCCTTCAGACAGCTAATCTTCTGGACCATGGGCATAACAATTCTCGGCCTATGCCTTGATGAACCGGGCTTTGCACTCTGGTCCAAGTTGCTGCCGCCCCTGCGGCTGGGGTCTATCCCTATCAGCCCGGAATCACCGCTCTACACGCTGGACATGACTCTTGGCCTTGCGCTGGTCGCCATATCCGAAGAAGTACTCTTTCGCGGGTTTGCTTTCAGTGCCCTCAAAGAACGGAATTATTCCATCCACAAAATTTTCCTGATCTCAGCCCTGATCTTCGGCTTGATCCACTGGTCACAGGGGCCGGTCGCCATAATCGCAACCGCTATAACAGGATCAGGGCTCATGATCTGCATGTATTGCACAGGATCAATCTACCCGACCATCATCGCGCATTATGTGATTAATTATTTATCTTTTTCAGGAAAGGCTGTGGAATTTTGGGGGCTGTAA
- a CDS encoding YkgJ family cysteine cluster protein, giving the protein MSDHDQTQDFLNNLPELEPGKTFGFACHPGVRCFNACCGDLNLMLTPYDVLRLRKGLGHDSKKFIHNHAEITRTPSVGFPMCKLRMLDNAKRSCPFVRDEGCSIYENRPGACRTYPLGRASRMSEEGETIEQFFIVQERHCRGFEEDKAWTSDEWLKDQGLEPYNEVNDRYMRIMNRARKAGVVLDERKLNMVFLALYQVDNFMNFIKDMNVFSRLDISEERQQAILNDEEECLSFALDWVELIVLGSSENLSPKA; this is encoded by the coding sequence ATGTCCGACCACGATCAAACCCAAGATTTTCTTAATAATCTGCCTGAACTTGAACCCGGTAAGACTTTCGGCTTTGCCTGTCATCCGGGAGTTCGCTGTTTCAACGCCTGTTGCGGTGACCTCAATCTGATGCTCACCCCTTACGATGTACTCCGTCTGCGCAAAGGGCTGGGGCACGATAGCAAGAAATTTATTCACAACCATGCAGAGATCACCCGTACACCCAGTGTCGGCTTTCCCATGTGCAAGTTGCGCATGCTCGACAATGCCAAGCGCAGCTGTCCTTTCGTACGTGATGAAGGTTGTTCCATTTACGAAAACCGTCCCGGTGCCTGTCGTACCTATCCTCTTGGCCGTGCTTCACGCATGAGCGAGGAGGGTGAGACTATTGAGCAGTTTTTCATCGTGCAGGAACGGCACTGTCGCGGATTTGAAGAAGATAAGGCTTGGACCAGCGATGAATGGCTTAAAGATCAGGGTCTTGAACCATACAACGAAGTTAATGACCGCTACATGCGTATCATGAACCGTGCCCGTAAGGCCGGAGTCGTTCTTGATGAGCGCAAGTTGAACATGGTTTTTCTCGCCCTTTATCAGGTGGATAATTTCATGAATTTCATCAAGGACATGAACGTATTCTCCCGTCTTGATATTTCTGAGGAACGCCAGCAGGCTATCCTTAATGACGAGGAAGAATGTCTCAGCTTCGCCCTCGATTGGGTAGAGCTGATCGTACTCGGTTCTTCTGAGAATTTATCGCCTAAGGCATAG
- a CDS encoding glycosyltransferase family 2 protein produces the protein MGKLYSDTYWSDMHEPVRRKLLIGSVGAKHLFEIGVHALESDPQLGVELLLAAYVSNPLDGNMAAQLAQIEGLLPLFPASVSSCLKGIVALWDKPANLSYFMRIVSKRDDEKVKKYILSSLEKEPGNLFWIQQGLVHAGAFADFKFGQELLSGEFPAEIIPAINLSRAFFHYMGGNAAEAFPLLMSASDVFGLHNIAHLVASVALKLDERETATSILAGAVDGQPWRVSEAMRLHDLACGLDEKTVPLPGSLAILLYCFNKAEELDATLASLHASELHGATIFMLDNGSSDGTAEIINKWQYEFGKQMVRIDLPVNVGAAAARNWLMKEPQVQECDFAVYLDDDVEVQPDWISRFGAAVDAYPEAGVWGCKVLDHAAPAVMQSVDLHVIQPVGDEGEGPEVDLTKIAPNPFRCSDLHLYLLDSGYFDFMRPCGSVTGCCHLFRTQKLLDNGGFSLFLSPSQYDDLEHDLRSCLKGEYPVYQGHLHILHRKRTGFASYSNEAQKGNALGNKYKMQAMHPRSEILQIMADGERLLQSDLDKKMQYLVRKGILAG, from the coding sequence ATGGGCAAACTTTACAGCGATACTTACTGGTCTGATATGCACGAGCCTGTGCGCCGCAAGCTCTTGATCGGTTCTGTGGGGGCGAAACATCTTTTTGAAATCGGAGTGCACGCTCTGGAGTCCGATCCGCAGCTGGGCGTTGAATTGTTGTTAGCGGCCTATGTATCTAATCCTCTGGATGGAAATATGGCTGCACAGCTGGCCCAGATCGAAGGCTTGCTTCCACTTTTTCCTGCCTCAGTATCTTCTTGCCTTAAGGGCATTGTTGCCCTGTGGGATAAGCCCGCGAATCTCTCCTATTTTATGCGCATCGTATCTAAGCGGGATGATGAAAAGGTAAAAAAGTACATTCTTTCTTCCCTTGAAAAGGAACCGGGCAATCTCTTCTGGATACAGCAGGGCTTGGTTCATGCCGGGGCTTTTGCGGATTTTAAATTCGGACAGGAGCTTCTGTCCGGGGAATTCCCAGCTGAGATCATCCCGGCAATCAATCTTAGTAGAGCTTTTTTTCATTACATGGGCGGCAATGCTGCCGAAGCTTTTCCGCTGCTTATGTCCGCTTCTGATGTATTCGGTTTGCATAATATTGCCCATCTTGTTGCTTCAGTTGCTCTTAAGCTGGATGAGCGCGAAACAGCTACGTCAATTCTTGCCGGGGCTGTGGATGGGCAGCCGTGGCGGGTTTCAGAAGCCATGCGTTTGCATGATCTGGCTTGCGGGCTGGACGAGAAAACTGTTCCTTTGCCCGGAAGTCTGGCTATTCTTCTTTACTGCTTTAATAAGGCTGAAGAACTGGATGCGACCCTTGCTTCTTTACACGCATCCGAGCTGCACGGGGCTACAATTTTTATGCTTGATAACGGCTCGTCAGACGGAACAGCCGAGATCATTAACAAGTGGCAGTACGAGTTCGGTAAGCAGATGGTGCGCATTGATCTGCCTGTAAACGTAGGAGCTGCCGCTGCCCGCAATTGGCTCATGAAGGAACCACAGGTTCAGGAATGTGATTTTGCGGTCTACCTTGATGATGACGTCGAAGTGCAGCCGGATTGGATTTCCCGTTTTGGTGCGGCGGTTGATGCTTATCCCGAAGCCGGGGTCTGGGGTTGTAAGGTCTTGGATCATGCCGCTCCGGCAGTAATGCAGTCCGTGGATTTGCATGTCATCCAGCCTGTGGGTGATGAAGGCGAGGGGCCGGAAGTTGATTTGACCAAGATTGCGCCTAATCCGTTTCGTTGTTCGGACCTGCATCTCTATCTTTTAGACAGCGGATATTTTGATTTCATGCGCCCCTGCGGTTCGGTTACCGGGTGTTGTCATCTGTTCAGGACACAGAAGCTGCTTGACAACGGAGGCTTTTCCCTGTTCCTTTCTCCGTCGCAGTATGACGATCTGGAGCATGATTTGCGCAGTTGCCTGAAGGGTGAATATCCTGTTTATCAGGGACATCTGCACATCTTGCACCGCAAGCGGACCGGTTTTGCCAGTTACAGCAATGAAGCACAGAAAGGCAATGCATTGGGTAATAAATACAAAATGCAGGCCATGCATCCGCGGAGCGAAATATTGCAGATAATGGCTGATGGAGAGAGGCTTCTTCAGTCCGACCTTGATAAAAAGATGCAGTATCTGGTGCGGAAGGGGATTCTGGCCGGATAG